ACCTACCACAATGTAAAGGAATAGAAGAGCTATACCACAAtaatatttacagtaaatacaagCATACATTGTTTTTCTATGAGCATATTAATGTCTTCACATACTTCCATTATAATACAATTTGGCAACTGCAGACACATTTGTAAGTCTTTCCTTTTCAGACCTACGTTAAGCCTTCATGTTGTTCTGAAACGTATACATCCTCTCACACAGTGTGGTTAAAATAACTAAACTTGCTTTAGTTTAGCTGTCCAATCAGATAGCGAGGCTTTGATGTCATTGCTGAGAGAAACTACTATTAGAGTCAATAGTATCAGTGTTTGAAACTGCATATTCATATAGATGTGTAGTCACACTACAAAGTCAGATAAAATGTCCCCAGCTATCACTGAGGTGGCACTCTTACACATTTTATCTAAAGAGTTCAtaatggtaccaaatgtatacatatctgtgccGAAATGGTacttaggacctttttaaatgctactgccccagtgacagttaTAGGGACTATTTTTGGCCATTTATACTGACAGTGTATGCAGTATAATGAATGAAGTTAACTGTATTTAACTCACATTTTAATGAATGAGTTTGACTGCACAATGAATAAATCTGTTATTATGATGAACTGAGCACATGTAATTGTACTTTACATTACTTTACATCagtgttgttgttattattgcaGAAATGTAGCAAAACTTATAAACTGATCATACCTTACAAAACACAGATTAAAAGTTTAGTAACAGTTCATCATTTAAATTCATATGAAATACATCAGCCTTGCATGCATCATGCTGTTAAAACCTCAAACCACATTTGTTCATCTGATCTGATGTCACATGTATTTTATGGGGCAAACGTATTGTCACTCAGAAGTGAGTTAACATTTGTtcctttaataaatgtaatggTAATGAGAAGCTGCTTATTTTCTGATTCCTaagatatattttctaaaaggtTTCTAATTTTTGGGCACGTTACAGCAGACAGACACATCTAGCATCACAGATCAAGGCTTCATCTTCATGTGAGAAACAGAACGACCATTATCAAGAACAGAGGATCTATCCGATAAAATGGTAAGAATGTGGGTTGTTTGGAAATCCTTACTTACTTTAAGAACAGatgtatacagtactgtgcaataGTCTTACGcgaccatgctaccattagatttgttgtctttgcaattgtatcatatataattatttctcagtctctttattagaatacaacaagaaaatacaggaaatgctatgtagtattaaaaatagtataaaagtataagctgataCTTGATAAGTGtcaaactccccttccacttgagcaatagcaggaaagtgcaggatctcttaaacctataaaattaaatcctaatttctaaatCTAATCTATGACTTCAGCACTTCAGTTTCcttaaaaaagctcaagatgtgtttcgtgccgaGAAGGGTCAcgctaaatactgactgatgcctgaagaagacatttagttctgaaaaaattttgtttttaattttgtgtacatatttcctgtattttctgtttgtgtcttaaaaaagagtgaaaaattaATAGTGATAGAcataaaactttgctaaaacaacaaagatgtgatggtggcctaagacttttgcacagtactgatatattatttttaaaagaacagataatacgtaaggaataattgacgacgggccgttgaatttttgaaaataatgcactcccaaggtggtaatgtggtACACCGTGGGTGTGCAAttattgctctggtggttaatttaagacatttgacaggtcaggtgtgcgttttacagaaaaatattcaacatCTCCCATATGAaatttaaccatgttttttgtgtattgattactattagcaatACCATGGTTTTACCCATGGTTTAACTGTATTTTTTTTGGTTTACAAAAGCTATGTTGTGGTGACCATGGTCTgcatgcagcaggcacttattttgacaagacatgtgatgctcataggatcactcgacatgtagaacacatattttgaaataaggaaccacacacatgacgggctacatgcatgttgtgacgaacttcgcatctagcgccctcaaaaaaagaagtgaCCGGCCCCCACTGTTTTTGAATAATATTATTTGAAGCTTATAAGCTTTACAGATTTTGAACAGTGgctttatgataaaagagacactcgcgtttgccagatactcacataatctcatgcgtaatcagagtttactgttaactgagtgtcttgtgtgtagcctattttttgaaaatgagcgtctcttttatcattttACGCgagtgcagcaggcacttactttgacaaaacacgtgatgcacatggttcacattacgcaacaaacacatattttgaaaacacaagcaacacacatgacactccaaacacttattttgaatttgtgcccctcggAAGTTTAAGTTTAGGGTACTTAAGTCGGCATTAAGTATTTtaatgcttttataaaatggttaccacacaataaaaatattaaagccAAAATATGTATCAACACAACTTTTCAAGAAAATcgctaaatgtaaataaaacacagctattggccaatcagaagcaaGCACTGGAACTAACTATTTTATAATATGTGTTTCagaaatacttttttaaaatagtttaagTCCAGCTGCTAGTGTAATTTCATAGCTAATAACGCTTGTTATAAATCAAATGTAATTAATGTgcaattttagtttttttttttctcgcTCACACATACAGATTAGTACTTTTccacttacatttacattaagtcctttagctgacgcttttatccaaagcgacttacaaataaAGACAATAGAAGCAACACCTGACCACACCGGAGCTCATCCTGTTGAGTGGCaaaaaacattcaacaaaatggctggcCGTTCTAGCGGCGGACGTGAAAATATCAGTAACTGACAATTatcaataaaaaatttaaattagttggacttgatagtgaccctagcaacttgtcaacccacctgtggtcAATGAATGTTGGCAGGACGATCCATTTACTTCTCCTTTCAGTGTTTTTGCCAACCTGTAAAACGATAGCTcagaattttcttttaaatctGTTAGTTCAGTCTATTGCATTAAGTGTCTATTGTGTCTATTTCCGGCTGACGCTgaagtctgtcccaaaatatgaCTCCGGTGCGCCCTCTtgggccctgtcccaaatggcacactctggacttgtggacctcctcagagttcacactttgatgacatcatatagtgcagaccttaggtaCCCTTGACGcaagtcgtattttgggacagactcgagtgTCACGCCaaaaataggaagagaagttgtccatcagtgtgaactcctccctttcATCGTCTGATTGGTCAGACTGCATTATCGCAaagacttctgggttggtaaagtgcgcgaagcctgctgcagtgggGGCTTTGCCGAAAaccgcatcaagggtgcaaagggggcgctgatgggCACATTTCGGAGCGTAAAAATTACAGATTGGACACCCtacagactcgtagactaagcgagcacatgcaatttaaggccacgagaccgaaagtccacatgaggtgcgccatttgggacagggccttggACTTGTGTCAAGGGTCCCTagggtctgcactacatgatgtcatcaaagtgtggactctgaggaggtccacaagtctggagtgtgccatttgggacagggccgtACACATGTGTGCCCTTATGACTGCTCAGGAATCTTTCTCACTCCTCGTTCCTTACCTCCTCAATGAGTTGGACAGTTGAGATTTTCTTCAAGATGGCTGAGCTTGATACATTTTTGGGTCATGAGTGATATTAGCTTTCCACTCTTATTTTTTATGGTTAAATGAGTGAATCATCTGGGTACCATTCTTTTAGGAAATTTCAAAAACACGATTCTCACACGTTTTACACTTCAAAATTCATATAATTTatgtttttcattctctgtgcAGAAATCATCAAAGCTTTTGGCCTTTACCTGCTTTGTGTTGATTCTTCCATCTTTGATTATaggtaaaaaatactttctgtttgtctgaagctcataaaacacacactgataacaaaatatttatttccaAAATAAAATGCTCTTTTTTTAGGTCTGGAAACACAACACAGTGTGCTGAACGGCCACCAGGTTTTTAAGGTTCATCTGGGAATGTCTGTCAATATCAGCTGTAACTACAACAAATCTGATGAAACTGAAAAATTTCATGCAActctacatttaaataaagataataaaatgTGCTCATATGTTATTAATAATACTACTAATAAAATAAGTACGTGTCAGTCATGCAATAAAGACATCAGATTTATCTGGATTACAGATGGTAAAGAAATAACATTTGAGCTGTCAAATCTTCAGATAAACAATTCAGGCACCTACAGATGTATTGTGGTTAGAGATATACCTCCTCCTGTTATCACTATAGGAGAAAACAACACAACTGTTCAGGTTTTaggtaagttattttaaaaatcctAATTTTGCatgattatttttaatattatataatataccAGCAACACGAACATGAATGTCCTCTTAATCATTAGTGATTTACTGACAGTGCCATGTTTCATTTTTAGCACATCCTCATGTGTCCATGTCATGTTTGAAAGAGCCTGATGGACAACCCATAATTCTGTGCAACTCTGAGGGGTTTTATCCTTCTGATCTACAGCAGGTGTGGTTGAGAGATGGAGAAATACTGAACATCTCTCATACACAAAACACTATCAGAAACAATTCAGATGGATCATTCACCCTCCATTCATCCTTAAATTTATCTTCTGCCATATCTGATTCTTTAAACTACTCCTGTGAGGTAAACCACTCATCACTAAACAAACCAGGTGTGCTCCATCTGTCTCTTGCTAATTGTACTGACAGGGAACAGGGCGATGTTATTACAAAAACAGGTAATCAATGAGAAGTgtgtatataaaaaatataataattaatcAGCCAGTGCAAATAGTGTTTTGATGTTATGTTTACTCTATTTTGTTCAAGAGCcatctttaaataataatatgaaGATTGCTCTGATGATCTCTGCATTGCTGACTCTTATCATCTTGATCGTGGCAGTACTGCTGAAGCACTTCAGTGAGTTTCAAATATGATTTTACGTTCTAACACTTCATATTTTTATCCAAATTAATCTCATCACCTCCTCACTAATGTTGAGACGGTGGCTGAAATAATCATGAAACAATAATGCACAAGCTAACTTAAGTTTTAAGATCCTTAAGATCAGATTTTCCACATCAGTGTCTGTAAATACACATTGAAGTAGTTTGACAATCTCATGTTTCTCCAGGAAAAAACAACCACAGATCTCCTGCATCTCCTATACAGTTTAATCCGCAGTCAGAGCTTGTTTATTCAAAGCTGGGTGATCATCGTCCTGTCCCATGCAGCAACCGCCCTAACCAGACAACCACCTGCACATTAAACACTGACTGAAGGGACACCAAACAATGTCTGACAGAAGAAAACTCCATGGATTGTTGATCAGTTAAATTCTGAATCTCTTTTGGCATACAGACAGTGTGCAAAGTTTGTGACTTGGTCACTGTTTGTCACATAAGCTGTTTATTTAGAAGGGTTAGTGTGAATGTTTCAGTCCCTATTGCTAAAATGTGATATTTTCTTGGCTTTTGGTAAATTGCTTCGTAAAACAAtggattaaaataattaaacgaCCCATTAAACAGTCTTCCTGTTTGGAGTTTTTATGAATGCTGATTGGATATGTAATGCTAAGATGTAATTTAATATCTCCATCTCTCATTTTAAGGAGTCCAAAAATGTAGTGCATTTACGCCACCTACTGAGCTTCAGTATGAACACAGaggcaataaaacaaaaaacaagataGAACTTAATCAACTTATAAGAAATAATTGACTACAtgctgttgaattatttggaaataatgcatacccaaggtggtaatgtggcacgaccgcgggtgtgcatttttttcaaataattcaaaggaccagagttAACCCGTTTAATCCCAAATTTTTTCTTGGAATTTGAATACATGCAATTTACTCTTTAGACCTCCCTAACACACAAACTTTATGCCTTCTTTGATTTTATGTTGGTTAAGTTGGTGAAATATGGGTTTTATACTCGGTCACAAAAGTGACCGGGGGGAAACATCAGGACTTCATTGAAATTCAATTAGACATATTTACATTAGAAACAGTGTGTTATACTACCGGTCACATttgtgaccattaaaaaaatcctcAAAATATATCTGTAGGAGACCCCACCTACAAAATTGATAGTtctatttgttaaaatgttctgcATTTATTTCGTCTTTGGTTTTAAAAGATGTGGTGCAGTCAATAGTTTTATCGCATCTTGAGTACTGCCCTATAATATGGTCAAGTGCATCAGAAAAGCACTTAAAAAAACTTCAGATTGTTCAGAATAGAGCAGTTGGTGCTCCATTATCAATTTCAGGCCAGTGTTGCTGATATgcatacacagcaaaatcaccagtgttaaattttcAGGGATGGTGTTAAATTCACAGTGTTGATGCTGTTTTAACACTATctggtaataaaataacactgccattgctaggccagtgttatattcaCGACAGTGTCAGTGTAAAACAAGGGTGTTATCAGATTTCACTCTGAGCGGTGTAAATCAAGCCACGCCTCCACTTAACATATCCTGTCAGGGATTTTACCGCCATTTTCTTTCACAGGAGGACTGAAGAGATCAGGTAAATCAGTCTCATAATATTCACATGGTTTAGctaaattaaactgttatttctctgtctgactctacgcagccatatgccaaaaaacctaaataagatattttccCATTTTATTTCCCCTTTGTTCGTTATTTGGTTCAGTTTAATCAGAGCTAAGTTACCTTGTGTTACGTTGTTCCCTTGTTAGCATAGCTGCCAACTCTCACGCCTTCGCCGTGAGACTCACGCAATTGACCCCATTCTCACGCTCTCACGCCACACATCCATTTTCTCACGCAGGCTCGTACCCACCATTTAGATTCCCATTGAGTTTAATACAagacattaaataattttataaaaatacctaactgtaaatactgtaaaacgCCTATCTCTATCTGGCGTGCCTCAAACAGCATAAAGCGCTCGTCAAAGTCAAAATGATGC
This window of the Paramisgurnus dabryanus chromosome 10, PD_genome_1.1, whole genome shotgun sequence genome carries:
- the LOC135740361 gene encoding uncharacterized protein yields the protein MKSSKLLAFTCFVLILPSLIIGLETQHSVLNGHQVFKVHLGMSVNISCNYNKSDETEKFHATLHLNKDNKMCSYVINNTTNKISTCQSCNKDIRFIWITDGKEITFELSNLQINNSGTYRCIVVRDIPPPVITIGENNTTVQVLAHPHVSMSCLKEPDGQPIILCNSEGFYPSDLQQVWLRDGEILNISHTQNTIRNNSDGSFTLHSSLNLSSAISDSLNYSCEVNHSSLNKPGVLHLSLANCTDREQGDVITKTEPSLNNNMKIALMISALLTLIILIVAVLLKHFRKNNHRSPASPIQFNPQSELVYSKLGDHRPVPCSNRPNQTTTCTLNTD